A genome region from Thermococcus onnurineus NA1 includes the following:
- a CDS encoding membrane protein, producing the protein MKLRGLPLIILMIPVFLPAVSAQSPLAIIPLNDEFSGVPGDIIIIPFKLMNLGNQTLSNVTVYVTGPTEGFLYQSKVIRDPIEPNETIQDTLSVKILNVDPGKYTLTLVARAGSSYSEAQITVSVKTFVDYALRIDVGDEYTYGSNITAALRITSQANGVIIGRIGYTLSRDGDVLETFSTTIYLKPGENWIKNITLITPKVGNYMIYFWANFSGRFKSTTATFRVYQRNLRYDAYFRDGAIYVHVYDEDEKGVSDISVRINGVPFKTDDDGTVSYLVNQPGTYEIVLNLDGKIVTTFVEVKKLFLSYFQKNETLLVKVVDSTGEPVPNITVTASGPLGKDYAVTNSSGITVVDLEKTGYGTIMLKAESSRYVGAEASAKVVPPVTPTPTPTTTTSSPSNTTTTPVQPPKNYGPLAAILLIAGVLLAGTSYAAFFMPIIQEERLDRYYFVKVKAPRLRSIDNFRFEKGVTALGARATKGSAKVEDNRVLWEIEHLEPGEEAYLQVILG; encoded by the coding sequence GTGAAGCTTAGAGGTCTGCCCCTGATAATTCTGATGATTCCGGTTTTTCTTCCGGCGGTAAGTGCCCAGTCGCCGCTCGCCATAATCCCGCTCAACGACGAATTCTCAGGTGTTCCTGGGGACATCATAATAATCCCCTTCAAGCTCATGAATCTTGGAAACCAGACACTCTCAAACGTCACGGTTTACGTCACCGGCCCAACGGAGGGCTTCCTCTACCAGAGCAAGGTGATTCGAGACCCAATTGAACCGAACGAGACGATTCAGGACACGCTCTCCGTCAAGATACTCAACGTCGATCCCGGAAAATACACACTCACCCTCGTCGCGAGGGCCGGCTCCAGCTATTCAGAGGCCCAAATAACTGTCAGTGTGAAGACCTTTGTCGACTACGCCCTCAGGATCGACGTAGGCGACGAGTACACTTACGGGAGCAACATCACGGCTGCCCTCAGGATAACATCCCAGGCGAACGGTGTCATCATAGGAAGAATAGGATATACTCTCTCCCGCGATGGTGATGTTCTCGAGACGTTCTCGACCACAATCTACCTGAAGCCAGGTGAGAACTGGATAAAGAACATCACCCTCATTACGCCGAAGGTCGGGAACTACATGATCTACTTCTGGGCCAACTTCAGCGGCAGATTCAAGAGCACAACGGCAACCTTCCGCGTTTACCAGAGGAACCTGAGATACGATGCCTACTTCAGGGACGGAGCAATCTACGTCCACGTGTACGATGAGGACGAAAAGGGCGTTTCCGACATCTCCGTCAGGATAAATGGTGTACCCTTCAAAACCGACGACGATGGAACCGTCTCTTACCTCGTGAACCAGCCGGGGACTTACGAGATAGTTCTCAATCTCGACGGAAAGATCGTTACGACCTTCGTAGAGGTGAAAAAGCTCTTTCTAAGCTATTTTCAGAAAAACGAGACACTTCTAGTGAAGGTGGTCGATTCCACTGGAGAGCCCGTTCCAAACATAACAGTTACCGCATCAGGGCCGCTCGGCAAGGACTACGCTGTCACGAACTCTTCGGGAATAACGGTTGTAGACCTTGAGAAAACGGGCTATGGAACCATTATGCTCAAGGCCGAGAGCAGCAGGTACGTGGGAGCCGAGGCCAGTGCCAAGGTCGTCCCACCAGTAACGCCCACACCAACGCCAACCACCACTACCAGCTCGCCCTCGAACACGACCACCACCCCCGTGCAGCCGCCAAAGAATTATGGTCCTCTCGCGGCAATACTCCTCATAGCCGGCGTCCTGCTCGCCGGAACGTCCTACGCAGCGTTCTTCATGCCCATTATCCAGGAGGAGAGGCTCGACCGCTATTACTTCGTTAAAGTTAAGGCCCCCAGACTGAGGAGCATTGACAACTTCCGCTTCGAGAAGGGAGTTACTGCCCTAGGTGCCAGGGCCACGAAGGGAAGCGCGAAAGTGGAGGATAACAGGGTTTTGTGGGAGATAGAGCACCTCGAGCCCGGCGAGGAGGCCTACCTTCAGGTCATCCTGGGCTGA
- the hjc gene encoding Holliday junction resolvase Hjc, with amino-acid sequence MRYRRGASAERELIKMLEKAGFAVVRSAGSKKVDIIAGNGKLYLCIEVKSTHDEKLYFSREDYEKLISFAERFGGKPIIAVKFINNGWRFFYPENLESGGKNYKVSLQTPNYLTFDEVVGKQRSLEGVIKGEA; translated from the coding sequence ATGCGATACAGAAGAGGCGCAAGCGCCGAGAGGGAGCTCATAAAGATGCTCGAGAAGGCCGGCTTCGCGGTTGTTCGCTCGGCTGGAAGCAAGAAGGTCGATATCATAGCCGGCAACGGAAAGCTCTACCTCTGCATAGAGGTGAAGAGCACCCACGACGAGAAGCTATACTTCAGCAGGGAAGACTACGAGAAGCTCATTTCCTTTGCGGAGAGGTTTGGAGGAAAACCTATAATTGCGGTCAAGTTCATAAACAACGGTTGGCGCTTCTTCTACCCGGAGAACCTGGAGAGCGGCGGCAAAAACTATAAGGTTAGCCTGCAGACACCAAACTATCTAACCTTTGACGAAGTTGTTGGAAAGCAGAGGTCCCTCGAAGGGGTGATAAAGGGTGAAGCTTAG
- a CDS encoding gamma carbonic anhydrase family protein, with translation MAIYEFEGKKPKIHETAFIDETASVIGDVVLEAKTSVWPSAVLRGDIEQIYVGEGSNIQDNVSIHTSHGQPTIIGKYVTIGHNAVVHGAEIGDYTIIGMGAIILDGARIGKHVVIGAGALVPPGKEIPDYSLVVGVPGKVVRQLSEEEIEWTKKNAEIYIELAEKHLGSRKKIE, from the coding sequence ATGGCGATTTACGAGTTCGAGGGAAAGAAGCCTAAAATTCACGAGACCGCTTTCATCGATGAGACTGCCTCGGTCATAGGAGACGTTGTCCTTGAGGCGAAGACGAGCGTCTGGCCGTCTGCAGTCCTGAGGGGAGACATAGAGCAGATTTACGTTGGAGAGGGCTCCAACATACAGGACAACGTGAGCATACACACCTCCCACGGCCAGCCGACGATCATAGGAAAATACGTTACCATCGGACACAACGCCGTTGTCCATGGGGCGGAGATAGGCGACTACACCATCATAGGCATGGGCGCGATTATCCTTGACGGCGCCAGGATAGGCAAGCACGTCGTCATAGGTGCAGGTGCCCTCGTCCCCCCGGGCAAGGAGATACCAGACTACAGCCTCGTTGTCGGCGTTCCAGGAAAGGTCGTCAGGCAGCTCAGCGAGGAAGAGATTGAGTGGACCAAGAAGAACGCTGAGATTTATATAGAGCTCGCCGAAAAGCACCTGGGAAGCAGAAAGAAGATTGAGTGA
- the uppS gene encoding polyprenyl diphosphate synthase, translated as MISRLVSHIPHILFKPAYDLYESYLLDKVKGGRIPKHVAIIMDGNRRWARKLEKPPWYGHLFGSRKLEEILEWCRELGIRTLTVYAFSTENFRRSPEEVNALMNLFEEKFRELVNDERIHKYGIRVNVIGRKELLPENVREAAEEAERVTRKYNNYTLNIALAYGGRSEIADAVKEIVDDVLAGKISREDIDEDLIKKYLYYPNMPDPDIVIRTGGEVRISNFLLYQIAYSELFFVDVYFPEFRKIDFLRIIREYQKRQRRFGR; from the coding sequence ATGATATCCCGTTTGGTTTCACATATCCCTCACATTTTATTCAAGCCCGCCTACGACCTCTATGAAAGCTACCTTCTCGACAAGGTTAAGGGAGGTCGCATTCCGAAGCACGTAGCTATAATAATGGACGGCAACAGGAGATGGGCCAGAAAGCTCGAAAAGCCCCCCTGGTATGGTCACCTTTTTGGTTCCCGAAAGCTCGAGGAGATTTTGGAATGGTGCCGCGAGCTTGGAATAAGAACCCTTACCGTTTACGCCTTCTCCACGGAAAACTTCAGGCGTTCCCCGGAGGAGGTAAACGCCCTCATGAACCTCTTCGAGGAGAAGTTCCGTGAGCTCGTGAATGATGAGAGGATCCACAAGTACGGCATCCGTGTAAACGTTATAGGCAGAAAGGAGCTCCTCCCCGAGAATGTGAGAGAAGCTGCTGAAGAAGCCGAGAGGGTCACTAGGAAGTACAACAATTACACCCTCAACATAGCTTTGGCCTATGGTGGAAGGAGCGAGATAGCGGACGCCGTGAAGGAGATAGTGGACGACGTTCTGGCCGGAAAGATAAGCCGGGAAGACATCGACGAGGATCTCATTAAGAAGTACCTCTACTATCCCAACATGCCTGACCCGGACATCGTGATAAGGACGGGTGGTGAAGTGAGGATAAGCAACTTCCTGCTCTATCAGATAGCCTACAGCGAGCTCTTCTTTGTTGATGTGTACTTCCCTGAGTTCAGGAAGATAGACTTCCTCAGGATAATCCGCGAGTACCAGAAGCGGCAGAGGCGCTTTGGAAGGTAG
- a CDS encoding TBP-interacting protein, protein MNYEELSPRIKKVYAQVRYLDDYHWKIEGDRIIGIHKKSNVRITIDVADNKEHAEKLSEKKADGIRIIAIPDKNVFYIHNGAFILTYRYLKATLADINDHIVWSGFKVVEGEGGLIQEDFYEYLGGVLVQHIKNNMLTGQDYVFWQFYKCEQCGKYVDVESLESHLKGHGIKHHEKGEEKYEVFEINFRERKVYDKYGKEVPMEKFSEEARDFLNEIMAGMTGPIE, encoded by the coding sequence ATGAACTACGAGGAGCTCAGCCCGAGGATCAAAAAAGTTTATGCGCAAGTGAGATACCTTGATGACTATCACTGGAAGATCGAGGGTGACAGGATAATCGGAATTCACAAGAAGAGCAACGTTAGAATCACCATAGACGTCGCTGACAACAAGGAACACGCCGAGAAGCTCTCAGAGAAGAAAGCCGATGGAATCAGGATAATCGCGATTCCTGACAAGAACGTGTTCTACATTCACAACGGGGCTTTCATTCTCACTTACCGCTACCTAAAGGCCACTCTTGCAGACATAAACGACCACATAGTCTGGAGCGGCTTTAAGGTCGTCGAAGGAGAGGGCGGCCTTATTCAGGAAGACTTCTACGAGTACCTCGGAGGAGTGCTTGTCCAGCACATAAAGAACAACATGCTCACCGGCCAGGACTACGTTTTCTGGCAGTTCTACAAGTGCGAGCAGTGTGGCAAGTACGTGGACGTCGAAAGCCTTGAGAGTCACCTCAAGGGACACGGAATAAAGCACCATGAGAAGGGCGAGGAGAAGTACGAGGTCTTTGAGATAAACTTCCGGGAAAGAAAGGTCTACGACAAGTACGGCAAGGAAGTGCCCATGGAAAAATTCAGTGAAGAGGCCAGAGACTTTCTCAATGAAATAATGGCTGGCATGACGGGCCCCATTGAGTGA
- a CDS encoding threonine--tRNA ligase translates to MRMLLIHSDYLEYEVKDKALKNPEPISEEQKKGRLEEVLAVFISVEKVDETNPDEVVEKAVNEIKDVASQVKAENVFVYPFAHLSSELAKPDIALEVLREVEEKLREEGFNVKRAPFGYYKAFKLSCKGHPLAELSRTIVPSGEAKAEEEIPEALKKEEEELVSYWYILTPEGELIEVDKFDFTGHENLRKFANYEISKSRIADREPPHVRIMLEQELVDYEPGSDPGNLRYYPKGRLIKGLLEQYVTEKVVEYGAMEVETPIMYDFEHPALEKYLNRFPARQYIVKSGDKKFFLRFAACFGQFLIKKDAIISYRNLPLRMYELTRYSFRREKSGELSGLRRLRAFTMPDMHTVARDLKQAMAEFKKQYKLSMEVLKGVGLTPEDYEVAIRFTEDFWNENRDFIVELAKIIGKPVLIEMWKQRFFYFILKFEFNFVDNLDKAAALSTVQIDVENAERFGITYYDEDGKEKYPLILHCSPSGAIERVMYAILEKQAKLQSKGIKPMFPLWLSPIQVRVIPVSEEVLDYALYVAGKLEGAKIRVDVDDTSDRLNKKIRKAEKEWIPYVIVVGRNEKEQNTITVRRRSDGKQGEMQLEDLIREIRSQTEGFPYKPRPLPLLLSKRPKFRG, encoded by the coding sequence ATGAGAATGCTTCTAATACACAGCGACTATTTGGAGTACGAGGTCAAAGACAAGGCCTTGAAAAACCCAGAGCCAATAAGCGAGGAGCAGAAGAAAGGCCGCCTGGAGGAGGTTCTGGCGGTTTTCATAAGCGTTGAAAAAGTCGATGAGACCAATCCCGATGAGGTTGTCGAGAAGGCCGTTAACGAAATCAAAGATGTTGCCTCCCAGGTTAAAGCCGAGAATGTCTTCGTCTATCCCTTTGCCCACCTCAGCAGTGAGCTGGCCAAGCCAGACATTGCCCTGGAGGTTCTTAGGGAGGTCGAAGAGAAGCTCAGGGAGGAGGGCTTCAATGTCAAGCGCGCCCCCTTCGGCTACTACAAGGCCTTCAAGCTCTCTTGTAAGGGCCACCCACTGGCAGAACTCAGCAGGACGATAGTCCCGAGCGGCGAAGCCAAGGCCGAGGAGGAGATTCCAGAGGCCCTCAAGAAAGAGGAGGAAGAACTCGTCAGCTACTGGTACATCCTAACCCCCGAAGGTGAGCTCATAGAGGTTGACAAGTTCGACTTCACCGGCCACGAGAACCTCAGAAAGTTCGCCAACTACGAGATAAGCAAGAGCCGTATCGCTGACAGGGAGCCACCACACGTCAGGATAATGCTCGAGCAGGAGCTCGTTGACTACGAACCAGGAAGCGACCCCGGAAACCTACGCTACTACCCGAAGGGCAGGCTCATCAAGGGACTGCTGGAGCAGTACGTCACGGAGAAGGTCGTTGAGTACGGGGCGATGGAAGTCGAGACCCCGATTATGTACGACTTCGAGCACCCAGCGCTTGAAAAGTACCTCAACCGCTTCCCGGCGAGGCAGTACATCGTTAAGAGCGGTGACAAGAAGTTCTTCCTCCGCTTTGCTGCCTGTTTCGGCCAGTTCCTCATCAAGAAGGATGCCATTATAAGCTACCGCAACCTGCCGTTGAGGATGTATGAACTGACTAGATACTCTTTCAGGCGCGAGAAGAGCGGTGAGCTTTCCGGCCTCAGAAGACTTAGGGCCTTCACGATGCCCGATATGCACACCGTCGCCAGGGACCTCAAACAGGCCATGGCCGAGTTCAAGAAGCAGTACAAACTCAGTATGGAAGTTCTTAAGGGCGTTGGACTAACTCCAGAGGACTACGAGGTGGCCATAAGGTTCACCGAAGACTTCTGGAACGAGAACAGAGATTTCATCGTCGAGCTGGCAAAGATAATAGGCAAGCCCGTCCTGATAGAGATGTGGAAGCAGAGGTTCTTCTACTTCATACTCAAGTTTGAGTTCAACTTCGTGGACAACCTCGACAAGGCTGCTGCCCTTAGCACCGTCCAGATAGACGTTGAGAACGCCGAAAGGTTCGGCATAACCTACTACGACGAGGACGGCAAGGAGAAGTACCCGCTCATCCTTCACTGCTCGCCGAGCGGCGCCATCGAGAGGGTTATGTACGCAATCCTCGAGAAGCAGGCCAAGCTCCAGTCCAAGGGCATCAAACCGATGTTCCCGCTCTGGCTCAGCCCGATACAGGTCCGTGTCATTCCTGTCAGCGAGGAAGTTCTCGACTACGCACTCTACGTTGCAGGAAAGCTCGAGGGTGCCAAGATTCGCGTCGACGTTGATGACACCTCCGACAGGCTCAACAAGAAGATAAGAAAGGCCGAGAAGGAGTGGATTCCCTACGTTATCGTCGTCGGCAGAAACGAGAAGGAGCAGAACACGATAACCGTCAGAAGAAGGAGCGACGGAAAGCAGGGTGAGATGCAGCTCGAGGACCTCATAAGGGAGATAAGGAGCCAGACTGAGGGCTTCCCCTACAAGCCGAGGCCGCTGCCGCTTCTCCTCTCGAAGAGGCCCAAGTTCAGGGGCTAA
- a CDS encoding exosome complex RNA-binding protein Csl4: MDEKKGVKNGDLVLPGDYLGVIEEYLPGEGVKEENGELYAIRAGKVRIDPDRMEISIEPVTDTPPLPQIGDVVIAKVIEVKPQAAIVQLVKIEGRNDREIATSKLAGIHVSQVRDGYVESMTNEFKIGDIVRAKVIANEKSPIQLSTKGYDLGVIYALCSRCRAPLVRRGNQLVCPRCGHVETRKLSSLYRKLKV, translated from the coding sequence ATGGATGAAAAGAAAGGCGTAAAAAACGGCGACCTCGTTCTTCCTGGAGATTACCTCGGTGTCATCGAGGAATATCTCCCTGGTGAAGGTGTCAAGGAGGAAAACGGAGAGCTCTACGCCATCAGGGCCGGAAAGGTAAGGATAGACCCAGACAGGATGGAAATCAGTATTGAACCTGTCACCGATACGCCCCCTCTCCCACAGATAGGCGACGTCGTTATCGCCAAGGTCATAGAGGTCAAGCCCCAGGCTGCGATAGTCCAGCTCGTTAAAATTGAGGGCAGAAATGATAGGGAGATAGCTACCTCGAAGCTCGCCGGGATACACGTCTCTCAGGTCAGAGACGGCTACGTAGAGAGCATGACCAACGAGTTCAAGATAGGGGACATAGTTCGCGCTAAAGTCATCGCTAACGAGAAGAGCCCCATACAGCTCTCCACAAAGGGCTACGACCTTGGTGTTATATACGCCCTCTGTTCCAGATGCAGAGCACCGCTCGTGAGGAGGGGTAACCAGCTCGTCTGCCCAAGGTGTGGCCATGTTGAGACTAGGAAGCTCTCATCCCTGTACAGAAAGCTGAAGGTGTGA
- a CDS encoding DUF2067 family protein — MARAKKVITIHVRDDREKEEFLRELQRLRLPAFIYVHGKLNDLKINIQGTKEEIRDAIHKIREIHNRVRAKLYPDRRGLYRYTIDDLFREAGASVSTPILLKTLELLGETVEVKDGELVTSMPWEEIVELVETLGEYLSDISLQTTRQIREVILPVAVVYDMDPSEVTDLLLELGLAEWKEDKFKYELVKNKDQALEILLNHLKGEENED; from the coding sequence ATGGCGAGGGCGAAGAAGGTAATAACCATTCACGTTCGCGATGATAGAGAGAAGGAGGAGTTCCTCAGGGAACTCCAGAGACTCCGCCTGCCGGCTTTCATCTACGTCCACGGGAAGCTCAACGACCTAAAAATAAACATCCAGGGCACGAAGGAGGAGATACGAGATGCCATCCACAAGATCAGGGAGATACACAACCGCGTTAGGGCCAAGCTCTATCCCGACAGGCGCGGACTCTACCGCTACACTATAGATGACCTGTTCAGAGAAGCTGGGGCCAGTGTCTCGACGCCGATACTCCTCAAAACCCTCGAGCTCCTCGGAGAGACTGTGGAAGTCAAGGATGGGGAGCTGGTAACGTCGATGCCCTGGGAGGAAATCGTGGAACTCGTTGAGACCCTCGGCGAGTACCTCTCGGATATATCCCTCCAGACGACCAGACAGATAAGGGAGGTCATCCTGCCGGTTGCGGTGGTCTACGACATGGATCCATCCGAGGTTACAGACCTGCTTTTGGAGCTCGGCTTGGCGGAGTGGAAAGAGGATAAGTTTAAATACGAACTGGTGAAGAACAAGGATCAGGCGCTGGAGATACTGCTTAACCATCTGAAGGGTGAGGAAAATGAGGATTGA
- a CDS encoding DNA-directed RNA polymerase subunit L, giving the protein MRIEVIKREENVLEFYLEGEDHTFANLLNEVLHENEHVTFAGYTIEHPVLMARKPKFRVVTDGKITPEQVLEEAAQKIFDRARAVLEAWKEVLGE; this is encoded by the coding sequence ATGAGGATTGAGGTCATCAAGCGTGAGGAAAACGTCCTTGAGTTCTACCTTGAGGGAGAGGACCATACCTTCGCCAACCTGCTCAACGAGGTGCTTCACGAAAACGAGCACGTCACCTTCGCAGGCTACACCATTGAACACCCAGTGCTAATGGCGAGGAAGCCGAAGTTCAGGGTTGTCACCGACGGCAAGATAACCCCAGAGCAGGTCCTCGAGGAGGCGGCGCAGAAGATATTCGACAGGGCTAGGGCAGTTCTCGAGGCCTGGAAAGAGGTCCTGGGCGAGTGA
- a CDS encoding ribonuclease III family protein, with the protein MKYERNFTDKGLSKFGDSLINFVFSLALSEYLGRPTGERVPNASLSIALELSGLRHVVPPRTDKHGKGDIAEAIFAYAWLEGKITVEEAVEILKENFTEDVTHFSRRKEAIGKAFAEVFKVIKGRLDL; encoded by the coding sequence TTGAAGTACGAGAGGAACTTCACGGACAAGGGACTGTCAAAGTTTGGCGATTCACTGATCAACTTCGTATTCTCGCTGGCCTTAAGCGAGTACCTTGGAAGACCAACAGGCGAAAGGGTCCCGAACGCTTCCCTGAGCATCGCCCTCGAGCTCTCCGGTCTGAGGCACGTGGTTCCACCGAGGACTGATAAACACGGCAAGGGGGACATAGCGGAAGCCATCTTTGCCTACGCCTGGCTTGAGGGGAAGATAACGGTTGAGGAAGCCGTGGAGATTTTGAAGGAAAACTTCACCGAGGATGTTACTCACTTCTCAAGGAGAAAAGAGGCGATAGGGAAGGCTTTTGCTGAGGTTTTCAAAGTTATAAAGGGAAGGCTGGACTTATAG
- a CDS encoding sugar phosphate isomerase/epimerase family protein — protein sequence MEIGVTIYPHFVTKDKTLASILADVKIKNYDFVSIFPHTLGLIKNGVVVEKKLRNVETTLRGVGIDYIVRMPTSVNLRDHIYYTRHFRVARAIADVAIKLGAKVIVMQSGRTGRLDLEIEAIQQLADMVAPFGIKIALENTFSVKDTLYVVDNVDRENVGFALDVAHAFLSAQGDADKLLEDVKLGTDKTVILMIHDNFGKFFPQVEPEDALAYGVGDLHLMPGEGNIPFGKVLRLFGEVPLLLKVKDPEKFAKVPTKQGLIELLTSL from the coding sequence ATGGAGATAGGTGTAACGATTTATCCGCATTTCGTCACGAAGGACAAGACGCTCGCCTCGATTCTAGCCGACGTTAAGATAAAGAACTACGACTTCGTCTCGATATTCCCGCACACCCTTGGACTTATCAAGAACGGTGTCGTCGTCGAAAAGAAGCTCAGGAACGTAGAAACGACCCTCCGCGGCGTTGGCATCGACTACATAGTGAGGATGCCAACCTCGGTCAATCTGCGCGACCACATCTACTATACCCGGCACTTCAGGGTTGCGAGAGCTATAGCAGACGTCGCCATAAAGCTCGGTGCTAAGGTCATCGTCATGCAGAGCGGCAGAACCGGAAGGCTCGACCTCGAGATAGAGGCCATCCAGCAGTTGGCGGATATGGTCGCCCCGTTCGGTATAAAGATAGCCCTCGAGAACACCTTCAGCGTCAAGGACACCCTCTACGTCGTCGACAACGTTGATAGGGAGAACGTTGGCTTTGCACTCGACGTCGCCCATGCCTTCCTGAGCGCCCAGGGAGACGCTGACAAGCTCCTCGAGGACGTCAAGCTCGGAACCGACAAGACGGTCATCCTCATGATACATGACAACTTCGGAAAGTTCTTCCCGCAGGTTGAACCCGAGGATGCCCTAGCTTATGGTGTCGGCGACCTACACCTTATGCCCGGTGAAGGGAACATACCCTTCGGAAAGGTGCTCAGGCTCTTCGGCGAAGTCCCTCTCCTGCTGAAGGTCAAAGATCCAGAGAAGTTCGCCAAGGTGCCGACGAAGCAGGGACTTATAGAGTTACTGACGAGCCTATAA
- the sppA gene encoding signal peptide peptidase SppA, which translates to MRENIWKYISAILILLLAASSIAVVLLYMQNSELQNYIPSNVTNTVIVEGSINASCNVTAYKLQLDELQRQLDFLKAQLREQNLPEGNTTIAIVPIFGLIDEYTALSIIPVLRDIAGNDSIGGVVLWIESPGGYVGPVREIYATVKKLNLIKPVVAYTGGIAASGGYYIAVGAEEIIADPLAEVGSIGVIYVHYNLQQNYEMNGIKVEVFKTGPYKDMGAEWRGLTEEEKAMITESVDTYFQAFLQAVSSGRGMSLNETKEYATGRTWFAMNVTGSLVDETGDLDYAVKVLGEMLNVTNPRIVIYSGRSSSNFAIFGSTALLLDPRYVDPYLKTG; encoded by the coding sequence ATGAGGGAAAACATCTGGAAATACATCTCGGCAATTCTCATTCTTCTCCTCGCGGCATCCAGCATAGCGGTTGTTCTGCTCTACATGCAGAACTCCGAGCTCCAGAACTACATACCTTCAAACGTCACAAACACGGTCATAGTTGAAGGATCCATCAACGCAAGCTGCAACGTTACGGCCTACAAGCTCCAGTTAGACGAGCTCCAGAGGCAACTTGACTTCCTCAAAGCTCAGCTGAGGGAGCAGAACCTCCCCGAGGGCAACACCACCATAGCCATTGTTCCCATCTTCGGGCTTATCGACGAGTACACTGCCCTTAGTATTATCCCGGTTCTTAGAGACATCGCCGGGAATGATTCCATCGGGGGCGTCGTGCTGTGGATAGAGAGTCCCGGTGGCTATGTCGGTCCGGTGAGGGAGATATACGCCACTGTTAAGAAGCTCAACCTCATAAAGCCTGTCGTAGCTTATACCGGTGGGATAGCGGCTTCGGGAGGCTACTACATAGCGGTTGGGGCGGAGGAGATAATCGCCGACCCGCTTGCTGAGGTTGGGAGCATAGGGGTCATCTACGTCCACTATAACCTTCAGCAGAACTACGAGATGAACGGGATAAAGGTGGAGGTCTTCAAAACAGGCCCATACAAAGACATGGGCGCCGAGTGGAGGGGATTGACCGAAGAAGAGAAGGCTATGATAACCGAGAGTGTTGACACTTACTTCCAGGCCTTCCTCCAGGCCGTGAGCAGTGGCAGGGGCATGAGTCTCAACGAGACGAAGGAGTACGCTACCGGAAGGACGTGGTTTGCAATGAACGTCACCGGAAGCCTCGTAGATGAGACCGGTGACCTGGACTACGCTGTCAAGGTGCTTGGGGAGATGCTTAATGTAACCAACCCGAGAATAGTGATTTACAGCGGTCGCTCATCTTCGAACTTTGCCATATTCGGAAGCACGGCTCTCCTTCTTGACCCCCGCTATGTTGATCCCTACCTGAAAACGGGCTGA
- a CDS encoding PH1570 family protein, translating to MLCEEKLEVFENGFEDGKFNLRIEFYGSDARRVLLAIIRELYLPDYGEDYAYPFECAKESWGIYMDAGEITAEEFRPSPIKFLNQSVLNRLEKVLAGINAPEEVKDAIDFEKAEIHKLKKGLLVLGKNFILDEGRGVLFVFNKPSARELILKYLGMLDGA from the coding sequence TTGCTGTGCGAGGAGAAGCTCGAGGTGTTTGAGAACGGCTTCGAGGATGGGAAGTTCAACCTCAGGATAGAGTTCTATGGGAGTGATGCCAGAAGAGTTCTGCTGGCCATCATAAGGGAGCTCTACCTGCCGGACTACGGCGAGGACTACGCCTACCCCTTCGAGTGCGCCAAGGAGTCCTGGGGCATCTATATGGACGCTGGCGAGATAACGGCCGAAGAGTTCAGGCCAAGCCCGATAAAGTTCCTAAACCAAAGTGTCCTCAACAGGCTTGAGAAGGTCCTCGCGGGGATAAATGCTCCGGAAGAGGTTAAAGATGCCATCGACTTTGAGAAAGCCGAGATCCACAAGCTCAAGAAAGGTTTATTAGTCCTTGGGAAGAACTTCATCCTTGACGAGGGCAGGGGAGTGCTCTTCGTCTTTAACAAGCCAAGCGCGAGAGAGTTGATACTCAAGTACCTGGGGATGTTGGATGGAGCTTGA